Proteins encoded within one genomic window of Amorphoplanes friuliensis DSM 7358:
- a CDS encoding ArsA family ATPase — protein MAAEQTTPRLDVDALLADPSTKIVVCCGAGGVGKTTTAAALGLRAAEQHGRRTVVLTIDPARRLAQSMGLTELDNTPRQVKGIDTEATGGELHAMMLDMKRTFDEVVQEHTSPQRAAEIFANPFYQAMSSTFSGTQEYMAMEKLGQLRSGDEWDLIVVDTPPSRSALDFLDAPARLSRFLDGRMLRMLMAPARGGRSMFSLVTASFGIFSRAVQKILGAQLLTDLSGFVSALDSMFGGFRQRADETYRILQDPQTAFLLVAAPERDAVREAAYFAERLVAERMPLAGLVLNRTHQTAIDTLPREEAEAAAIALDAEGDQQTTADALRIHSALLRQIEREVRVAAQFTDAFPQVPTVAVTAQPADVHDVDGLRTIGAALS, from the coding sequence GTGGCAGCTGAACAGACCACCCCTCGCCTGGACGTCGACGCTCTGCTGGCCGACCCGTCCACCAAAATCGTGGTCTGCTGCGGGGCCGGCGGGGTGGGCAAGACGACCACCGCCGCGGCCCTCGGCCTGCGGGCCGCCGAGCAGCACGGACGCCGCACGGTGGTGCTGACCATCGACCCGGCCCGCCGGCTCGCCCAGTCGATGGGCCTGACCGAGCTGGACAACACCCCGCGTCAGGTCAAGGGCATCGACACCGAGGCCACCGGCGGCGAGCTGCACGCCATGATGCTCGACATGAAACGGACGTTCGACGAGGTCGTGCAGGAGCACACCTCGCCGCAGCGCGCCGCGGAGATCTTCGCGAACCCGTTCTACCAGGCCATGAGCTCGACGTTCTCGGGCACGCAGGAATACATGGCCATGGAGAAGCTGGGTCAGCTGCGCTCGGGTGACGAGTGGGACCTGATCGTCGTCGACACCCCGCCGTCGCGGTCGGCGCTGGACTTCCTCGACGCCCCGGCCCGCCTCTCACGCTTCCTCGACGGCCGGATGCTGCGCATGCTGATGGCGCCGGCACGCGGCGGTCGCAGCATGTTCAGCCTGGTCACGGCCTCGTTCGGGATCTTCTCGCGGGCCGTGCAGAAGATTCTGGGCGCCCAGCTGCTGACCGACCTGTCGGGCTTCGTGTCCGCCCTGGACTCGATGTTCGGCGGGTTCCGGCAGCGCGCCGACGAGACGTACAGGATCCTCCAGGATCCGCAGACCGCTTTCCTGCTGGTCGCCGCGCCGGAGCGCGACGCCGTCCGCGAGGCCGCGTATTTTGCGGAGCGGCTGGTCGCGGAGCGCATGCCGCTCGCGGGCCTGGTCCTCAACCGCACGCATCAGACAGCGATCGACACCCTCCCGCGGGAGGAGGCCGAGGCCGCGGCGATCGCGCTGGATGCCGAGGGTGATCAGCAGACGACCGCGGACGCGTTGCGGATCCACAGCGCGCTGCTGCGGCAGATCGAGCGGGAGGTGCGGGTGGCCGCCCAGTTCACGGACGCGTTCCCGCAGGTTCCCACGGTCGCGGTGACAGCGCAGCCCGCCGACGTTCACGACGTCGACGGGCTGCGGACAATCGGTGCAGCGCTCTCCTGA
- a CDS encoding WhiB family transcriptional regulator, protein MGMISDWPSMAACQSGDPDALFVQGAEQNVAKRICRSCPVRYECLADALDNRIEFGVWGGMTERERRALLRRHPHVASWRKMFEAALREKGADKVLVSTR, encoded by the coding sequence ATGGGAATGATCAGCGACTGGCCCAGCATGGCGGCGTGTCAGAGTGGCGACCCTGACGCATTGTTCGTGCAGGGCGCCGAGCAGAACGTGGCGAAGAGGATCTGCCGCAGCTGCCCGGTCCGCTACGAGTGCCTTGCCGATGCACTGGACAACCGGATCGAGTTCGGGGTCTGGGGAGGCATGACCGAGCGGGAGCGCCGCGCACTGCTGCGCCGGCACCCGCACGTGGCGAGCTGGCGGAAGATGTTCGAAGCCGCGCTGCGGGAGAAGGGCGCCGACAAGGTGCTCGTCTCCACCCGCTGA
- a CDS encoding transglycosylase domain-containing protein: MRRRDHNIFANATSLLICGLLAGVVVAAAAFPAVAMSGLAAKAGGETFASLPSELRRATAPQITRAFASDNKTQLSVFYDEFRSDVPLKDISKNMQNAIISAEDHEFYQHNGVDLKGVARAIVSNKSGKSQQGASTLTMQLVRMTLAYSATSPQEVVDATKDTPKRKITEMKYAMQIEKELSKEKILEGYLNAAPFGNGAYGVYAASQVYFSKKPKDLTVAESALLASMVKAPTAFNPTTASGYPQALDRRNYVISDMQELGFVTEADAKKAVATKIKRTVKRPGNGCVSVAKNNWGFFCDYFYRWWLSQDAFGATTYDRERRLKSGGYRIQTSMDIKAQQAARENIGDHISEKNQNALLLAGIQPGTGRVRALAANRKFKLDNPDKPVNKISSDPKKAKKKIRGTYPNTTNPLLSGGGDITGYQAGSVFKMFTMVAALENGYPLAYSINAPAKAVTKYRIAPGRSTCNGIYYCPSNSGGKAGGITNMWTGFSRSINTFFVPLQERVGAEKVVDVAQRFGVQFRAKNDADFASNKASAHQWGAFTLGVSSSTPLEMANAYATLAGDGMYCAPTPVQQITSKSGEKIDVGKPHCTRATSPDVARAALDAARCPVGDNAQLGSCGSSRTAARAYQTIRHPIYGKSGTTDNDKTAALIVGSSSLTIAGYLVNPDYQDHKDRMSHDIVNPAVWDTMDDFLKGKPRVQFKKPGSSKISIGDQRSIPDVTCATLAGAKSRIEGAGFSASVGQEVESKCPKGTAAGTNPSGRTIKNGYVGIEISKGPGKDPAGPDDPNKPKPPGRR; encoded by the coding sequence ATGCGCAGACGCGATCACAACATCTTCGCCAACGCGACCTCGCTGCTGATCTGTGGCCTGCTCGCCGGCGTTGTCGTCGCGGCGGCTGCCTTTCCCGCCGTCGCCATGTCCGGACTCGCGGCCAAGGCCGGCGGAGAGACGTTCGCCAGCCTCCCCAGCGAGCTCCGGCGGGCCACCGCGCCGCAGATCACGCGAGCCTTCGCGTCGGACAACAAGACGCAGCTGTCTGTCTTCTACGACGAGTTCCGCAGCGATGTCCCGCTCAAGGACATCTCCAAGAACATGCAGAACGCCATCATCTCGGCGGAGGACCACGAGTTCTACCAGCACAACGGCGTCGACCTGAAGGGTGTCGCCCGCGCCATCGTCAGCAACAAGAGCGGCAAGTCCCAGCAGGGCGCCTCGACGCTGACGATGCAGCTGGTCCGGATGACCCTGGCCTACTCGGCGACCAGTCCTCAGGAGGTCGTCGACGCCACCAAGGACACCCCCAAGCGCAAGATCACCGAGATGAAGTACGCGATGCAGATCGAGAAGGAGCTGAGCAAGGAGAAGATCCTCGAGGGCTACCTGAACGCTGCACCCTTCGGCAACGGCGCCTACGGCGTCTACGCCGCCAGCCAGGTGTACTTCAGCAAGAAGCCCAAGGATCTGACGGTCGCCGAGTCCGCCCTGCTGGCCAGCATGGTGAAGGCGCCCACCGCGTTCAACCCCACGACTGCCAGCGGCTACCCGCAGGCGCTCGACCGCCGCAACTACGTCATCAGCGACATGCAGGAGCTCGGCTTCGTCACCGAGGCCGACGCCAAGAAGGCCGTCGCGACCAAGATCAAGCGCACGGTGAAGCGCCCCGGCAACGGCTGCGTTTCGGTCGCCAAGAACAACTGGGGCTTCTTCTGCGACTACTTCTACCGCTGGTGGCTGAGCCAGGACGCCTTCGGCGCGACCACGTACGACCGTGAGCGGCGCCTGAAGAGCGGCGGCTACCGCATCCAGACGTCCATGGACATCAAGGCGCAGCAGGCCGCCCGCGAGAACATCGGCGACCACATCTCCGAGAAGAACCAGAACGCTCTGCTGCTCGCCGGCATCCAGCCGGGCACCGGCCGCGTCCGGGCCCTGGCCGCGAACCGCAAGTTCAAACTGGACAACCCCGACAAGCCGGTGAACAAGATCTCCTCGGACCCCAAGAAGGCCAAGAAGAAGATCCGCGGCACGTACCCGAACACGACGAACCCGCTGCTCAGCGGTGGTGGCGACATCACCGGTTACCAGGCCGGTTCGGTGTTCAAGATGTTCACGATGGTCGCGGCGCTGGAGAACGGCTATCCCCTCGCCTACTCCATCAACGCCCCCGCCAAGGCCGTCACGAAATACCGCATCGCCCCCGGCCGGTCGACCTGCAACGGCATCTACTACTGCCCGAGCAACTCCGGTGGCAAGGCCGGCGGCATCACGAACATGTGGACGGGCTTCAGCCGATCGATCAACACCTTCTTCGTACCGCTGCAGGAACGGGTCGGCGCCGAGAAGGTCGTCGACGTGGCGCAGCGCTTCGGTGTGCAGTTCCGGGCCAAGAACGACGCCGACTTCGCGTCCAACAAGGCCTCGGCCCACCAGTGGGGTGCGTTCACGCTGGGCGTCTCGTCCTCGACACCACTCGAGATGGCCAACGCGTACGCCACCCTCGCCGGTGACGGCATGTACTGCGCACCGACTCCGGTCCAGCAGATCACGTCCAAGAGCGGCGAGAAGATCGACGTCGGCAAGCCGCACTGCACCCGGGCGACCTCACCCGACGTGGCCCGCGCGGCGCTCGACGCGGCCCGGTGCCCCGTCGGCGACAACGCCCAGCTCGGCAGCTGTGGCAGCAGCCGGACGGCGGCCCGGGCGTACCAGACGATCCGGCACCCGATCTACGGCAAGTCCGGCACCACCGACAACGACAAGACCGCCGCGCTGATCGTCGGCAGCAGCTCTCTGACGATCGCCGGCTACCTCGTCAACCCGGACTACCAGGACCACAAGGACCGGATGTCGCACGACATCGTCAACCCCGCCGTCTGGGACACGATGGACGACTTCCTCAAGGGCAAACCCCGGGTCCAGTTCAAGAAGCCCGGCAGCTCCAAGATCTCGATCGGTGACCAGCGGTCGATCCCCGACGTCACCTGCGCCACCCTCGCGGGTGCCAAGTCCCGCATCGAGGGCGCCGGCTTCAGCGCCTCGGTCGGCCAGGAAGTCGAGTCGAAGTGCCCGAAGGGTACGGCCGCCGGCACCAACCCGAGCGGACGCACCATCAAGAACGGCTACGTCGGCATCGAGATCAGCAAGGGCCCCGGCAAGGACCCCGCCGGCCCGGACGATCCGAACAAGCCGAAACCACCAGGCAGGCGATGA
- a CDS encoding GatB/YqeY domain-containing protein produces the protein MGTLKDRLNDDLHSAMKGRDELTTSTLRMALTAVRNAETSGTAAKVLTDEEVLAVLTKEAKKRREAANAFAGAGRTDQAAKENAEGEILDRYLPAQLSDAEIDGLVADALQAGGFTSKCQMGPAMKAAQAAVAGRAEGGRVAASVRKQLS, from the coding sequence ATGGGAACGCTGAAAGACCGCCTGAACGATGACCTGCACTCCGCCATGAAGGGCCGCGACGAGTTGACCACGTCGACGCTGCGGATGGCGTTGACCGCCGTGCGTAACGCCGAGACGTCCGGGACGGCCGCGAAGGTCCTCACCGACGAGGAGGTGCTCGCCGTGCTGACCAAGGAGGCGAAGAAGCGGCGTGAGGCCGCGAACGCTTTTGCCGGGGCCGGTCGCACCGATCAGGCCGCCAAGGAGAACGCCGAGGGCGAGATCCTGGACCGGTACCTGCCCGCGCAGCTCAGCGACGCCGAGATCGACGGCCTGGTCGCGGACGCGCTGCAGGCGGGCGGCTTCACCAGCAAGTGCCAGATGGGCCCGGCCATGAAGGCGGCCCAGGCAGCGGTGGCCGGCCGGGCCGAGGGTGGCCGGGTGGCCGCCTCGGTACGCAAGCAGCTGAGCTGA
- a CDS encoding metallophosphoesterase: protein MRKRSLISLTAGVTALGGATFAYASLIERNLFTLRRFDVPVLEPDAEPMRILHISDLHMMPDQRRKQAWVAALGGTDPDLVVVTGDNMASPNAVPGVLRALDPLLGVPGAFVFGSNDYRGPVWKNPLQYLLPDREYVQGVDLPADDLRAAFVDAGWSDLNNARTVVKAGGRSIELAGVDDPHIDQDDYPSVAGPITPGADLHIGVTHTPASRVLDAMAADGFTLLLAGHTHGGQVCVPGYGALTTNCDLPHSMAKGLHRWPASESWLHVSAGLGTHPTAPIRFACRPEATILTLIPR from the coding sequence ATGCGCAAGCGCTCCCTTATCTCCCTGACCGCCGGCGTGACCGCCCTCGGCGGCGCCACCTTCGCCTACGCGTCGCTGATCGAACGCAACCTGTTCACGCTGCGCCGCTTCGACGTACCGGTCCTGGAACCCGACGCCGAGCCGATGCGCATCCTGCACATCTCCGACCTCCACATGATGCCGGACCAGCGCCGCAAGCAGGCCTGGGTCGCCGCCCTCGGCGGCACCGACCCCGACCTGGTCGTGGTCACCGGCGACAACATGGCCTCCCCGAACGCCGTCCCCGGCGTCCTCCGAGCGTTGGACCCCCTCCTCGGCGTCCCCGGCGCCTTCGTCTTCGGCTCCAACGACTACCGCGGCCCGGTCTGGAAGAACCCCCTCCAGTACCTCCTCCCCGACCGCGAATACGTCCAAGGCGTCGACCTCCCCGCCGACGACCTCCGCGCCGCCTTCGTCGACGCCGGCTGGTCCGACCTCAACAACGCCCGCACCGTGGTGAAGGCCGGCGGCCGCTCCATCGAGCTGGCCGGCGTCGACGACCCCCACATCGACCAGGACGACTACCCGTCAGTGGCCGGCCCCATCACCCCCGGCGCCGACCTGCACATCGGCGTCACCCACACCCCGGCCTCCCGCGTCCTCGACGCCATGGCAGCCGACGGCTTCACCCTCCTCCTCGCCGGCCACACCCACGGCGGCCAGGTCTGCGTCCCGGGCTACGGCGCCCTGACCACCAACTGCGACCTCCCCCACAGCATGGCCAAAGGCCTCCACCGCTGGCCGGCCTCCGAATCCTGGCTCCACGTCTCGGCCGGCCTGGGCACCCACCCGACCGCCCCGATCCGCTTCGCCTGCCGCCCAGAAGCCACGATCCTCACCCTGATCCCCCGCTGA
- a CDS encoding MFS transporter, producing the protein MSLWRNRDFTALWGGQVVSNLGASISGTAMPLLVLTTTGSPADAGLVGAAGTLPYLVVNLPAGPLVDRWNRRRILLVSEVVAGLALLTVPLAMWSGVLTITQLAVVAFVQGVCFVFFGLTERAALPKIVPVALLPTAIAQNEARSRGAALAGPPLGGLLFGAGAALPFLVNAISYVAASAALLLIRGDLQNTTTAPAEPLWRATTTGLRWIWRHPLIRAAILLLAASNLIFQALVLVIVVLAQHQGATPATIGLMLGIYSGGGLAGALAASRLHRHVTPRAVIIGINWIWVALLPLLALTTHPMQIAAIGAACAFIGPLWNVVITTYASVLVPNELLGRVTSAAMTLSWGVMPLASLAAGFLLTTLGPTPSVYALSTAMLAVAVVSSLSPAVRRAPALT; encoded by the coding sequence GTGAGCCTCTGGCGCAACCGCGACTTCACCGCGCTGTGGGGCGGTCAGGTCGTCTCCAACCTGGGCGCCTCGATCAGCGGCACAGCGATGCCGCTGCTCGTCCTCACCACCACCGGCTCACCCGCCGACGCCGGACTCGTCGGGGCGGCGGGCACGCTGCCCTACCTCGTCGTCAACCTGCCGGCCGGCCCGCTCGTCGACCGATGGAACCGTCGCAGGATCCTCCTGGTCAGCGAAGTTGTCGCCGGCCTGGCCCTGCTCACGGTCCCGCTGGCGATGTGGTCGGGCGTTCTCACCATCACGCAGCTGGCCGTGGTCGCCTTCGTGCAGGGCGTGTGTTTTGTCTTCTTCGGCCTGACCGAACGCGCCGCCCTCCCGAAAATCGTCCCGGTCGCCCTGCTGCCCACGGCGATCGCCCAGAACGAGGCCAGGAGCCGCGGCGCCGCGCTGGCCGGCCCACCGCTGGGCGGCCTGCTCTTCGGCGCCGGCGCGGCCCTGCCCTTTCTGGTCAACGCCATCTCGTACGTCGCTGCCTCCGCGGCCCTGCTGCTCATCCGCGGCGACCTCCAGAACACCACAACCGCACCCGCCGAACCCCTCTGGCGGGCCACCACCACCGGCCTGCGCTGGATCTGGCGTCACCCCCTGATCCGCGCCGCGATCCTGCTGCTGGCGGCCAGCAACCTGATCTTCCAGGCCCTGGTCCTGGTCATCGTCGTCCTCGCCCAGCACCAGGGCGCCACCCCGGCAACCATCGGCCTGATGCTCGGCATCTACAGCGGCGGAGGACTGGCGGGCGCGCTGGCAGCAAGCAGACTCCACCGCCACGTCACCCCGCGAGCAGTGATCATCGGGATCAACTGGATCTGGGTCGCCCTCCTGCCCCTGCTCGCCCTCACCACCCACCCGATGCAGATCGCCGCCATCGGCGCGGCCTGCGCCTTCATCGGTCCCCTGTGGAACGTCGTGATCACCACCTACGCGAGCGTCCTGGTCCCCAACGAGCTGCTCGGCCGCGTCACCAGCGCCGCCATGACCCTCTCCTGGGGCGTCATGCCGCTCGCCTCCCTCGCCGCCGGCTTCCTGCTCACCACCCTCGGCCCGACCCCCTCCGTGTACGCCCTCAGCACCGCAATGCTCGCCGTAGCCGTGGTGTCCTCCCTGAGCCCGGCCGTCCGCCGCGCACCGGCCCTGACCTGA
- a CDS encoding ArsR/SmtB family transcription factor, with protein MTGSRTLGIDALKALAHPLRQQLVTWLQRHGSATSADLAVEFDADRGATSYHLRQLARFGFVEEDTERSAGRRRYWRAIPQDVRLPRGPADPELALVADELGRQWMERADRDLTAYLSHRDDFGEFAVAAQHSFGGTTLTAEELAQFSEEYIAFASRWHREPSQAAPGSRHISVVFHAFPTP; from the coding sequence ATGACCGGATCACGCACGCTCGGGATCGACGCGCTCAAGGCCCTCGCCCACCCCCTGCGTCAGCAGCTCGTGACGTGGCTTCAGAGGCACGGATCCGCCACGTCGGCCGACCTGGCCGTGGAGTTCGACGCGGACCGTGGCGCGACCAGTTACCACCTGCGGCAGCTGGCCCGGTTCGGGTTCGTCGAGGAGGACACCGAGCGTTCCGCCGGCCGCCGGCGTTACTGGCGCGCGATCCCGCAGGACGTCCGTCTGCCGCGTGGCCCGGCCGACCCGGAACTCGCGCTGGTCGCCGACGAGCTCGGCCGGCAGTGGATGGAGCGCGCGGACCGGGACCTGACGGCCTATCTGTCCCACCGCGACGACTTCGGCGAGTTCGCTGTTGCCGCCCAGCACTCGTTCGGTGGCACGACACTCACAGCCGAGGAGCTGGCCCAGTTCAGCGAGGAGTACATCGCCTTCGCCAGCCGCTGGCACCGCGAACCGAGTCAGGCCGCCCCGGGCAGCCGGCACATCTCTGTCGTCTTCCACGCCTTCCCCACCCCGTGA
- the pyrE gene encoding orotate phosphoribosyltransferase, protein MTDSDLARQVRDVSRLTGEFVLRSGRTATEYFDKYQFEADPVLLDQLAEQMAVLIPEGTEVLAGLEMGGIAVVTALGRHAKLPCAFVRKEAKKYGTARLSEGAEVAGRRVLVVEDVVTSGGQVVISTGELRKLGAHVDHALCVIDRQEGGAQALADAGITLRALLTRADLS, encoded by the coding sequence GTGACTGACTCTGACCTTGCGCGGCAGGTCCGCGACGTGAGCCGACTGACCGGTGAGTTCGTTCTGCGCTCCGGCCGGACCGCCACCGAGTATTTCGACAAGTACCAGTTCGAGGCCGACCCTGTCCTCCTGGACCAGCTCGCCGAGCAGATGGCCGTCCTCATCCCCGAAGGCACCGAAGTCCTCGCCGGCCTCGAAATGGGCGGCATCGCCGTGGTGACCGCCCTCGGCCGCCACGCCAAACTCCCGTGCGCCTTCGTCCGCAAGGAAGCCAAGAAGTACGGCACCGCCCGCCTCTCCGAAGGCGCCGAGGTAGCCGGCCGCCGCGTGCTGGTGGTCGAGGATGTCGTCACCTCCGGCGGCCAGGTCGTCATCTCCACCGGCGAACTCCGCAAACTCGGCGCCCACGTCGACCACGCCCTCTGCGTCATCGACCGTCAGGAAGGCGGCGCCCAGGCCCTCGCCGACGCCGGCATCACCCTGCGGGCGCTGCTGACCCGCGCCGATCTGTCCTAG
- a CDS encoding FIST signal transduction protein: MQSATGRWFGTGHSTAPDSGKAGAEAAGAALAGRTPKAVFVFCSAGHDLDALLAGVRAEAGPDAAVVGATTLGELSSGGGPARGSVAVTALGGDGFTVRTRVAHIGGTGHREAGADVAAAMAGMDRPHSVLMLLCDGFSGDPHEIVRGAYSVVGAGVPLVGGFAGDDRGTRRSFQFHQDRALTGTVVGVAIGSDAPLGVGIAHGWHRVEPPMVVTRSDGGRIYELDGEPALDVLLRKRGLDSINLGPTDLQSLGLSRRSGVDIRVVHGYDEKDRSVVSGATVPQGALCWLMDSERQSLIEGAERSCAEAVEMLGDAEPLGVFTFNCAGRWGALGDDGVQEEVAGMRAVLGDVPFGGFYTMGEIARVRGSLGTHALTLVTLAVA; the protein is encoded by the coding sequence ATGCAGAGTGCCACGGGACGCTGGTTCGGCACCGGACACAGCACCGCTCCGGATTCCGGGAAGGCCGGTGCTGAGGCTGCGGGTGCGGCGCTGGCCGGGCGTACGCCGAAGGCTGTTTTTGTGTTCTGCTCGGCCGGGCATGACCTGGACGCGCTGCTGGCCGGGGTCCGGGCCGAGGCCGGGCCGGACGCCGCGGTGGTCGGAGCCACAACGCTGGGCGAGCTGTCCTCCGGTGGTGGGCCCGCACGGGGTTCGGTGGCTGTCACGGCGCTCGGCGGTGACGGGTTCACGGTCCGGACGCGCGTTGCGCACATCGGTGGGACGGGTCATCGGGAAGCGGGTGCGGACGTAGCCGCCGCCATGGCCGGAATGGACCGGCCGCACAGCGTGCTGATGTTGCTCTGCGACGGCTTTTCCGGCGACCCGCACGAGATCGTCCGGGGCGCCTACTCCGTGGTCGGTGCGGGTGTGCCGCTGGTCGGCGGTTTTGCGGGTGACGACCGGGGCACCCGGCGCAGCTTCCAGTTCCATCAGGACCGGGCGCTGACCGGCACGGTGGTCGGGGTCGCGATCGGTTCGGACGCGCCGCTGGGTGTCGGGATCGCGCACGGGTGGCACCGCGTCGAGCCGCCGATGGTCGTGACCCGCAGTGACGGCGGCCGCATCTACGAGCTGGACGGCGAGCCCGCCCTCGACGTGCTGCTGCGCAAGCGAGGGCTGGACAGCATCAACCTGGGCCCCACCGACCTGCAGTCGCTGGGGTTGTCGCGGCGCAGCGGTGTGGACATCCGGGTCGTGCACGGATACGACGAGAAGGACCGGTCCGTGGTCAGCGGCGCGACCGTGCCGCAGGGTGCGCTGTGCTGGCTGATGGACAGCGAACGTCAGTCGCTGATCGAGGGGGCCGAGCGGTCCTGCGCCGAGGCGGTCGAGATGCTGGGAGACGCCGAGCCGCTCGGAGTTTTCACCTTCAACTGCGCGGGCCGGTGGGGTGCGCTCGGTGACGACGGCGTCCAGGAGGAGGTCGCCGGCATGCGGGCCGTGCTCGGGGACGTACCGTTCGGCGGCTTCTACACGATGGGCGAGATCGCCCGCGTACGCGGCTCGCTCGGCACCCACGCCCTGACCCTCGTCACGCTGGCTGTGGCCTGA